A region of Candidatus Desulfatibia profunda DNA encodes the following proteins:
- a CDS encoding CoB--CoM heterodisulfide reductase iron-sulfur subunit A family protein, with product MDKRPSKILVVGAGISGIRTALDLAELGHQVGLIDKAPAGGGILAQLDRQFPNNHCGMCRMLPMIDRDAGQQFCLRKGLFHDNIELILSAEILSIEGNPVNLTVTVSRRPSGVDHQRCTGCGVCETKCPVEVADAFNAGLGKRKAVYLPVPHQIPNRRVIDWDTCTLCGACRDACPTGSIDLNYTPVTLVLEHIPAVILATGVELFDPGHVDLYGAGHLPNVVTATAFERILSGSGPYQGRAVRPSDGKAVKKVAWIQCVGSRNVTIGADYCSSACCMFAIKEAVLAVEKIGKDARAVIFYMDLRTFGRDFQRYRDRAENKAGVRFVRCRVHSIEPAENDGDVCIGYVDASGILIEEIFDLVVLSTGRNPTSQVPEFAGREGVYTLDSARDFLDIAGAVISAGVVSENVNRMLSSSGIVPAAAKPEKLQTDVMWEAKPHLQIVLCTCGDTLNQVLEWDRIETELENLPGKMEVARIKTICDQKGWDQMTAMLRDGQANRLLLAACNPLVYLPRLKALEAETEISQSLMEIINLRSLAEQAAGSADGTRTVLCELEMGVQRLIGRKPEEPVACAVSKSALIVGGGPAGLAAAISLAAQGVQIFLVEKTDRLGGNLSNIREAETRQMIEKLVAQVQNHPLITVHYEAEVMQNFGRAGCMVTRIRHKTGAQEPIMHGAAIVATGGQAASTRAYLYGEHAKIITLFELEERLAKPEFAEGRLETVVFIQCVDSREEPRNYCSRICCLKSLKAAIAVRNLHPQAQVYVFYRDIMTYGDSEKVYTQARRNGVWFIPYELDRKPQVRIESGRVMVAGSDPVLGEPVCLEPDLVALATGIVPNPVADLTSIFNIHTTCDGFVQEADSKWRPVDTGREGIFICGLARGPARADEAVNEGKAAAQRALRILSKDALVSPRQVARVRHAICSLCETCLQVCPYQARYADPEMNRIQVDPAACQGCGVCAAECPNSATMIENFEEIGIMAAIEAAL from the coding sequence AGCGGGAATCAGCGGAATCCGCACAGCCCTCGATCTTGCCGAACTGGGACACCAGGTGGGCCTTATCGATAAGGCCCCGGCAGGCGGGGGAATTCTTGCTCAACTGGACCGCCAGTTTCCGAATAATCATTGCGGCATGTGCCGCATGCTGCCCATGATCGACCGGGATGCCGGGCAGCAGTTTTGCCTTCGAAAAGGGTTGTTTCACGACAATATCGAGTTGATATTATCCGCAGAAATACTTTCCATTGAGGGCAATCCGGTCAACTTGACGGTAACCGTTTCCAGGCGTCCAAGCGGTGTCGATCACCAGCGGTGCACAGGATGCGGTGTATGTGAGACAAAATGCCCCGTTGAGGTTGCGGATGCGTTCAATGCCGGTTTGGGCAAACGCAAAGCTGTTTATCTGCCGGTGCCGCATCAGATTCCCAACCGGCGTGTGATCGACTGGGATACCTGTACATTGTGCGGCGCCTGCCGGGATGCCTGCCCGACCGGATCCATTGATCTTAATTATACACCCGTAACGCTGGTGCTGGAACATATTCCGGCGGTAATTCTTGCCACTGGTGTGGAACTGTTCGATCCCGGCCATGTTGATCTCTACGGGGCCGGGCACCTGCCCAATGTGGTCACCGCGACCGCCTTCGAGCGAATCCTGAGCGGCAGTGGACCGTATCAGGGCAGGGCGGTGCGTCCCTCTGACGGCAAGGCCGTTAAAAAAGTCGCCTGGATTCAGTGCGTGGGTTCCAGAAACGTGACGATCGGAGCCGATTACTGCTCCAGTGCCTGTTGCATGTTTGCCATTAAAGAGGCGGTTCTTGCCGTAGAGAAGATCGGCAAAGATGCCCGCGCCGTTATTTTTTACATGGATCTGCGAACTTTTGGAAGGGATTTTCAGCGTTACCGGGATCGGGCCGAAAACAAAGCCGGAGTTCGTTTTGTTCGCTGCCGGGTTCACAGTATCGAGCCGGCCGAAAATGACGGAGATGTTTGCATCGGTTATGTCGATGCGTCGGGAATTTTGATCGAGGAGATCTTCGACCTGGTGGTGCTTTCAACCGGCAGAAATCCAACATCTCAAGTTCCTGAATTTGCAGGTCGGGAGGGCGTTTATACGCTCGACTCCGCCCGGGATTTTTTGGATATTGCGGGTGCAGTCATCAGTGCGGGGGTTGTATCTGAAAATGTCAACCGCATGCTGTCTTCATCCGGAATTGTCCCGGCTGCGGCCAAACCGGAAAAATTGCAAACCGATGTGATGTGGGAGGCAAAGCCCCATCTTCAGATTGTTTTATGCACCTGCGGCGATACCCTGAATCAGGTGCTGGAATGGGATCGGATTGAAACGGAACTCGAAAATCTGCCGGGCAAGATGGAAGTTGCCAGGATAAAGACAATTTGCGATCAGAAGGGCTGGGATCAAATGACGGCGATGCTCCGTGACGGTCAAGCCAACCGGCTGCTGCTGGCCGCATGCAATCCCTTGGTGTATCTGCCCCGTCTCAAGGCGCTCGAAGCAGAAACAGAAATTTCACAGTCACTTATGGAAATCATCAACCTTCGCAGCCTGGCCGAGCAGGCGGCAGGCAGCGCCGATGGAACCCGGACGGTGCTTTGTGAGCTGGAAATGGGTGTCCAGCGCCTTATTGGCCGCAAACCGGAAGAGCCCGTGGCTTGTGCGGTCAGCAAAAGCGCCCTGATTGTCGGCGGAGGGCCGGCTGGTTTGGCAGCGGCAATTTCCTTGGCCGCTCAGGGTGTTCAAATATTTTTGGTGGAAAAGACAGACCGTCTGGGGGGCAATCTTTCCAATATCCGGGAAGCAGAAACCCGACAGATGATCGAAAAACTTGTCGCCCAGGTCCAAAATCATCCGCTGATTACCGTCCATTATGAAGCCGAAGTGATGCAAAATTTTGGCCGCGCGGGTTGCATGGTCACGCGCATTCGCCACAAGACCGGAGCCCAGGAGCCCATTATGCACGGTGCCGCCATCGTGGCAACCGGGGGGCAGGCTGCCTCAACCAGGGCGTATTTGTACGGGGAGCACGCTAAGATTATCACCCTTTTTGAACTTGAAGAGCGTCTTGCAAAGCCGGAATTTGCAGAAGGCCGGCTCGAAACGGTGGTTTTTATTCAATGTGTGGATTCGCGCGAAGAACCGCGTAATTATTGCAGCCGCATCTGCTGCCTGAAATCCCTGAAAGCGGCCATTGCCGTCCGGAATCTTCATCCGCAGGCTCAGGTCTATGTGTTTTACCGAGATATCATGACCTATGGGGATTCGGAAAAAGTATATACCCAAGCACGCAGAAACGGCGTTTGGTTTATCCCTTATGAATTGGATCGCAAACCGCAGGTGCGGATAGAATCCGGCCGGGTCATGGTGGCAGGATCGGATCCCGTGTTGGGTGAGCCGGTCTGTCTTGAACCGGATCTGGTGGCCCTGGCCACCGGTATCGTTCCCAACCCGGTTGCAGACCTAACTTCAATTTTTAATATTCATACGACTTGTGACGGCTTTGTCCAGGAGGCAGACAGTAAATGGCGGCCGGTTGACACCGGCCGGGAAGGCATTTTTATCTGCGGTCTGGCCCGTGGCCCGGCGCGGGCGGATGAAGCCGTAAACGAGGGTAAGGCAGCGGCGCAGAGAGCGCTGCGCATTTTGTCAAAAGACGCGCTCGTCTCGCCAAGACAGGTTGCCAGGGTGCGCCATGCCATCTGCTCGCTTTGCGAAACATGCCTGCAGGTATGTCCGTATCAGGCACGCTATGCGGATCCCGAAATGAACAGGATCCAGGTGGATCCGGCGGCCTGTCAGGGTTGCGGTGTCTGTGCGGCCGAATGTCCCAACAGTGCTACGATGATAGAGAATTTTGAAGAAATCGGGATCATGGCCGCCATCGAAGCGGCACTGTAA
- a CDS encoding 4Fe-4S dicluster domain-containing protein yields MKQKKQFMAPHSITKRYPSAIKEKAPRRPINSPADLCLACGTCAAGCPLTGTEGFDPRKIVRRVLMGRDSELIDSKLIWLCTMCGKCEHACPMGINIVNLIRTARGMVDRERVPGMIHKGVELGLKSGNNLGLPAEDFIFIIEDVGAELAQIPGFSDFKVPIDKKGANLLHTLHNKLVNTQNEDLVHWWKIFHLAKEDWTIPSLNWEGVNWGLFSGDDDAMKCFVDRIVEHMQQLEIANLMYPE; encoded by the coding sequence TTGAAACAAAAAAAGCAGTTTATGGCTCCGCACAGTATAACCAAACGATATCCGTCCGCCATCAAAGAAAAGGCTCCCCGGCGTCCGATCAACAGCCCGGCGGACCTGTGCCTGGCCTGCGGTACCTGTGCGGCCGGATGCCCGCTGACCGGAACCGAAGGGTTTGATCCGCGCAAAATTGTCCGCAGGGTGCTCATGGGCAGAGACAGCGAACTGATCGATTCTAAACTCATCTGGCTCTGCACCATGTGCGGCAAGTGCGAACACGCCTGCCCCATGGGGATCAATATCGTCAACCTGATCCGGACGGCACGGGGAATGGTCGACCGGGAAAGGGTTCCGGGAATGATCCATAAAGGTGTTGAGCTTGGACTCAAGTCCGGCAACAATCTCGGCCTTCCTGCTGAGGATTTTATTTTTATTATCGAAGATGTGGGAGCAGAGCTGGCACAGATACCGGGCTTTTCCGACTTCAAAGTTCCCATCGATAAAAAAGGGGCCAATCTTTTGCACACGCTCCACAATAAACTGGTGAACACTCAAAACGAGGATCTTGTTCACTGGTGGAAGATATTCCATCTGGCCAAAGAAGACTGGACGATTCCGAGTCTAAACTGGGAAGGGGTGAACTGGGGACTTTTCTCAGGCGACGATGATGCCATGAAATGCTTTGTGGACCGCATTGTGGAACATATGCAGCAACTTGAGATTGCCAATCTCATGTATCCGGAATGA
- a CDS encoding (Fe-S)-binding protein, which yields MIEYIRSGRIRLDKNRIAGRVAYHDPCNYGRKSEELFAHGYYEEPRWILDQCSSDWIDLFPNRGNQYCCGGGGGTLLTPYRDERIHYARKKMEQIRRTGAEILVVPCHSCHGQIKAVADTYGMPDLSVKYLWELVADILVID from the coding sequence TTGATAGAGTATATCCGCTCCGGACGCATCCGACTCGACAAAAACAGGATCGCCGGGCGGGTTGCCTACCACGATCCCTGCAATTACGGCCGCAAGTCCGAAGAGCTGTTTGCACACGGTTACTACGAGGAACCCCGCTGGATCCTGGACCAGTGCAGCTCGGACTGGATCGATCTTTTCCCCAACCGGGGCAACCAATACTGCTGCGGGGGCGGAGGAGGCACTCTATTGACCCCGTACCGGGACGAAAGAATCCACTATGCGCGTAAAAAAATGGAACAGATCCGGCGAACCGGGGCTGAAATACTGGTGGTCCCCTGCCATAGTTGCCACGGTCAAATCAAGGCCGTGGCCGATACATACGGGATGCCGGACCTGAGCGTCAAATACCTCTGGGAATTGGTGGCCGATATCCTGGTTATCGATTGA